A single Longimicrobium sp. DNA region contains:
- a CDS encoding TonB-dependent receptor: MVAASLLLLAFLPQADIQGTVRAAATAEPVPYATVRIAELRRSVSTDAAGGYAIPGVPDGRWRVQASSVGYHPTELIVRTRGGAVVRMDFDLVAAPIALPNVKVVARRERAESRAEVLGGPPATPLRAPELAAVPALAEADVLRAVQTLPSVAASSDFSSALYVRGGSPDQTLVMLDGMPLFNPYHVGGIFGALDPSSVASVDVLAGAIPARAGDRLGGIVDVRTRDGGHDRVRGNGGVSLIAARASADGPLPGGRGSYIASVRRSYLDALTSAAYALGLTEGTIPYGFTDAHLKVTHDTGGNGTVAASLYLNREVIDTPERMRRETGDDYRIRWGSRLASVSYRRMLGPSWVGEARAGLTGFAATFDARERALAGGIPPEEIPYVPVLTGRTETRNLLAAAEVIRYAPRHQSRAGVQGDAYRLAHRIVEVSPEPFGDFVVPFERVDEPRTLAAYVDDEWTATDALVIRTGVRVLHAGGLGTAWMPRAGIRWARRGLAFSAGGGRYAQVVHSLRDEESAASALLAYDLLAAVEPGVGLLTGEDAVIGTEWTRGATSVRLDAYAKWLHDLPLPPVAANPLEAPFVVPDGYRRGEGTMRGVEMLARHVRGRARWSLSYALAAAERRVDGERYTPQFNRRHTLDALAQLPLGARGEATARLALASGQPYTPVTGFALGYRYDPVTRRFTTDDPRGTLLLGEHNSARLPPYLRLDLGARREYRRRWLGAPVVVVPYVHVLNAFNTRNVSFARPRIRDDGRAVLTYLPQLPFFPSIGAEWRF, encoded by the coding sequence ATGGTCGCAGCGTCGCTCCTCCTCCTCGCCTTCCTCCCCCAGGCCGACATCCAGGGGACGGTGCGCGCCGCGGCCACGGCCGAACCGGTGCCGTACGCCACCGTGCGCATCGCGGAGCTCCGCCGCAGCGTATCCACCGACGCCGCGGGGGGTTACGCGATCCCTGGCGTTCCGGACGGGCGCTGGCGCGTGCAGGCCAGCTCCGTCGGCTACCATCCCACGGAGCTGATCGTACGCACGCGCGGCGGAGCGGTCGTGAGGATGGATTTCGACCTCGTCGCCGCGCCCATCGCCCTGCCGAACGTGAAGGTGGTGGCGAGGCGGGAGCGGGCGGAGAGCCGAGCGGAGGTGCTCGGTGGCCCTCCGGCGACGCCCCTCCGCGCGCCGGAGCTGGCCGCCGTCCCCGCGCTGGCGGAGGCGGACGTCCTGCGCGCGGTGCAGACGCTTCCCTCCGTCGCCGCGTCGTCCGATTTCAGCAGCGCGCTGTACGTGCGCGGCGGCTCGCCGGACCAGACGCTGGTGATGCTGGACGGGATGCCGCTCTTCAACCCGTACCACGTCGGCGGGATCTTTGGGGCGCTCGATCCATCGTCCGTGGCCTCGGTAGACGTGCTCGCCGGCGCGATTCCGGCCCGCGCGGGCGATCGGCTGGGCGGCATCGTGGACGTCCGCACGCGCGATGGCGGCCACGACCGGGTGCGCGGCAACGGCGGGGTGAGCCTGATCGCGGCGCGCGCAAGCGCCGACGGGCCGCTCCCCGGCGGGCGGGGCAGCTACATCGCGTCGGTGCGCCGCTCGTACCTGGACGCGCTGACCTCCGCCGCCTACGCGCTGGGGCTGACCGAGGGGACGATTCCGTACGGCTTCACCGACGCGCACCTCAAGGTCACGCACGACACCGGGGGCAACGGGACGGTGGCGGCATCGCTGTACCTGAACCGCGAGGTGATCGACACGCCCGAGCGCATGCGCCGCGAGACGGGCGACGACTACCGGATCCGCTGGGGATCGCGGCTGGCCAGCGTGTCGTACCGGCGCATGCTCGGACCCTCGTGGGTGGGCGAGGCGCGCGCGGGGCTCACCGGCTTCGCGGCCACCTTCGACGCCCGCGAGCGCGCGCTCGCCGGTGGGATTCCGCCCGAGGAGATCCCGTACGTCCCGGTGCTGACCGGCCGCACCGAAACGCGCAACCTGCTCGCGGCGGCCGAGGTCATCCGCTACGCCCCGCGCCACCAGTCGCGCGCCGGGGTCCAGGGCGATGCGTACCGGCTGGCTCACCGCATCGTGGAGGTGAGTCCCGAGCCGTTCGGGGACTTCGTGGTCCCCTTCGAACGCGTGGACGAGCCGCGCACGCTGGCCGCGTACGTGGATGACGAATGGACCGCGACGGACGCGCTCGTCATCCGAACCGGCGTGCGGGTGCTGCACGCGGGCGGGCTGGGGACGGCCTGGATGCCCCGCGCCGGCATCCGCTGGGCACGGCGGGGGCTGGCGTTTTCGGCGGGCGGCGGCCGCTACGCGCAGGTGGTGCACTCCCTGCGCGACGAGGAATCCGCCGCGTCCGCCCTGCTCGCCTACGACCTGCTGGCCGCCGTGGAGCCGGGCGTGGGGCTGCTGACCGGCGAGGACGCCGTAATCGGGACGGAGTGGACGCGCGGCGCCACCAGCGTGCGGCTGGATGCGTACGCGAAGTGGCTCCACGACCTGCCTCTGCCGCCCGTCGCCGCGAACCCGCTGGAGGCGCCGTTCGTCGTTCCCGACGGGTACCGGCGCGGAGAGGGGACGATGCGGGGCGTGGAAATGCTGGCGCGGCACGTTCGCGGAAGGGCGCGCTGGTCGCTGAGCTATGCGCTGGCCGCGGCGGAGCGCCGGGTGGATGGCGAGCGCTATACGCCGCAGTTCAACCGCAGGCACACGCTCGACGCGCTGGCGCAGCTACCGCTCGGCGCGCGCGGCGAGGCGACGGCGCGGCTCGCCCTGGCCAGCGGACAGCCGTACACGCCGGTGACGGGGTTCGCGCTGGGCTACCGGTACGATCCCGTCACCCGGCGGTTCACGACGGACGATCCGCGCGGCACCCTCCTGCTGGGCGAGCACAACTCCGCCCGGCTGCCGCCCTACCTGCGGCTCGACCTGGGGGCGCGGCGGGAGTACCGCCGCCGGTGGCTCGGCGCGCCGGTGGTCGTGGTGCCGTACGTGCACGTGCTGAACGCCTTCAACACGCGCAACGTCTCGTTCGCCCGCCCACGCATCCGCGACGACGGGCGCGCGGTGCTCACCTACCTGCCGCAGCTTCCCTTCTTCCCAAGCATCGGGGCGGAATGGCGCTTCTGA
- a CDS encoding helix-turn-helix domain-containing protein yields the protein MRETEFNAVMGALDELVEHHAGRKRDLRTTIVPVPPSPITAGEVRQLRERVRASQALFARVLNVKPSTVQAWESGYRSPDGGNLKLLRLGEEHPEIVFREILEDADS from the coding sequence ATGCGTGAAACGGAATTCAACGCCGTGATGGGCGCACTCGACGAGTTGGTCGAGCACCACGCCGGCCGCAAACGTGACCTGCGCACGACCATCGTTCCGGTGCCGCCGAGCCCCATCACCGCGGGCGAGGTGCGGCAGCTACGGGAGAGGGTGCGTGCATCCCAGGCTCTTTTCGCGCGCGTCCTGAACGTCAAGCCGAGCACCGTTCAGGCGTGGGAGTCAGGCTATCGTAGTCCGGATGGTGGTAACCTCAAGCTGCTCCGTCTGGGAGAGGAGCACCCGGAGATCGTCTTCCGTGAGATCCTGGAAGATGCGGATTCGTGA
- a CDS encoding CHAT domain-containing protein, which yields MKKIKVLFFAADPTSVLPKNPTEPLQLGADMREIRKRVEEDGRPSTLDFDCQFDARPKDLVERLRRTRPRIVHFSGHGNLQGLMFTSPSGAGAQLVTGAALKEFLKVFPHEIRLVNLSACYSRDQAESIAEVVGCAIGTPGGIADEDAIEFNAAFYGFIARGESVQNAFDLASAEVGVSGPGGTTPVLLRGKGVDASKLFLVPTRRRRKQGMAAAGILAVFALGVASVCPPVHDPPLPVGFRAMGCVEASAAMPAPTIGAATTTSATASVAQLDEAKALCAAGAADSAFHLFKELAQAGNAEALGLEAIAYMTGRGAERLPELGVEKLRDAAGKGDSRSMVALATAYETGYGMKRASPRYARLWLAKAARRGDPEAMRRLGVVYRQAKSDSALYWLNRAVAAGSADAHVDLGYMYDGGILVARDKAKAVQQYAAAARAGSPRGMYAVGSVIQAGLGVKKDPVLAHRWFYRAACAGSSDAMAAIGEQYLLGNGVPADSGMAKRWFRLASAAGSTLAIRKLHALKAPEQPRQWRWPVGWILARVGMAETHAQLSCSSEVGAGPA from the coding sequence ATGAAGAAAATCAAAGTCCTGTTTTTCGCGGCCGATCCGACCTCGGTGCTTCCGAAAAACCCCACCGAGCCGCTCCAGCTCGGCGCGGACATGCGGGAGATCCGCAAGCGCGTGGAGGAGGACGGCCGCCCGTCGACGTTGGACTTCGACTGCCAGTTCGACGCACGCCCAAAGGATCTCGTCGAGCGGTTGCGCCGGACGCGCCCGCGGATCGTGCACTTCAGCGGGCATGGCAACCTCCAGGGGCTGATGTTCACTTCCCCGAGTGGAGCCGGCGCGCAACTGGTCACGGGTGCCGCGCTCAAGGAATTCCTCAAGGTGTTTCCGCACGAGATCCGCCTCGTAAACCTGAGCGCCTGCTATTCCAGGGATCAGGCCGAGTCGATCGCGGAGGTCGTCGGGTGCGCCATCGGGACGCCGGGCGGGATCGCGGACGAGGATGCAATCGAGTTCAACGCCGCCTTCTACGGCTTCATCGCCCGCGGAGAGTCGGTGCAGAACGCCTTCGACTTGGCCAGTGCGGAAGTAGGGGTGAGCGGACCGGGTGGAACCACCCCGGTGCTGCTCCGCGGCAAGGGCGTCGACGCATCGAAGCTGTTCCTGGTGCCGACGCGCCGCCGGCGGAAGCAGGGGATGGCGGCTGCCGGAATCCTGGCGGTCTTCGCCCTGGGTGTCGCGAGTGTGTGTCCGCCCGTTCATGATCCGCCCCTTCCTGTGGGATTCCGGGCTATGGGGTGTGTCGAAGCGTCCGCGGCGATGCCCGCCCCGACCATCGGTGCGGCGACCACCACCAGTGCGACGGCGAGCGTGGCGCAACTGGATGAGGCGAAGGCGCTCTGCGCCGCGGGGGCTGCGGACAGTGCGTTCCATCTGTTCAAAGAGTTGGCACAGGCAGGGAATGCCGAGGCGCTAGGCCTGGAGGCGATCGCGTACATGACCGGCAGGGGGGCCGAACGCCTTCCAGAGCTGGGGGTCGAGAAGCTGCGCGACGCGGCGGGCAAGGGCGATTCGCGCAGCATGGTTGCGCTCGCTACCGCGTACGAGACCGGGTACGGAATGAAAAGGGCGAGCCCGCGCTACGCGCGGCTCTGGCTCGCCAAGGCGGCGAGGCGTGGAGACCCGGAGGCGATGCGCAGGCTCGGCGTCGTCTACCGCCAGGCGAAGAGCGACTCCGCGCTCTACTGGCTTAACCGCGCCGTGGCGGCGGGCTCCGCGGATGCGCACGTGGACCTGGGCTACATGTACGATGGCGGCATCCTGGTCGCGCGGGACAAGGCGAAGGCCGTCCAGCAGTACGCCGCGGCCGCGAGGGCCGGCTCGCCGAGGGGGATGTACGCTGTCGGTTCCGTGATCCAGGCGGGATTGGGCGTCAAAAAGGACCCGGTGCTGGCCCACCGCTGGTTCTACAGGGCGGCGTGCGCCGGCTCCTCGGACGCCATGGCCGCGATCGGCGAACAGTATCTGCTCGGCAACGGCGTTCCCGCGGACAGCGGCATGGCCAAGCGCTGGTTCCGCCTGGCCAGCGCCGCGGGGTCGACGTTGGCGATAAGGAAGCTCCACGCGCTCAAGGCGCCCGAGCAGCCACGGCAGTGGAGGTGGCCCGTCGGCTGGATCCTGGCGCGGGTGGGGATGGCCGAGACGCACGCGCAACTGTCCTGCTCATCGGAGGTAGGCGCCGGCCCAGCCTGA
- a CDS encoding sigma-70 family RNA polymerase sigma factor — MPGRSEAALEALFHRVYPSLFRYAYRLTGDMDAAEDAAQESFVRLLDHPVPEERADRWLFTVATNFVRQRGNGAARRSRLLAAWAPVPDAPPAPDESAERNEKVARVRAALASLPERDRQMLLMRQEGFSYAEIAAAAGLNPASVGTMLVRALERFAAVYGTEEEADGTPG, encoded by the coding sequence GTGCCGGGCAGATCTGAGGCGGCGCTGGAGGCGCTCTTCCACCGCGTGTATCCGTCGCTCTTTCGCTACGCGTACCGGCTGACGGGGGACATGGATGCCGCCGAGGACGCGGCGCAGGAGTCGTTCGTACGGCTGCTGGACCACCCGGTGCCGGAGGAGCGTGCCGACCGCTGGCTCTTCACCGTCGCCACGAACTTCGTGCGGCAGCGCGGCAACGGCGCGGCGCGGCGCTCTCGGCTGCTGGCCGCCTGGGCTCCCGTGCCGGACGCACCGCCCGCGCCCGACGAGTCGGCCGAGAGGAACGAAAAGGTGGCGCGTGTGCGTGCCGCGCTGGCGAGCCTTCCCGAGCGCGACCGCCAGATGCTGCTGATGCGCCAGGAGGGCTTCAGCTACGCCGAGATCGCCGCGGCCGCGGGGCTGAACCCGGCATCGGTGGGGACGATGCTGGTGAGGGCGCTGGAGCGGTTCGCCGCCGTCTACGGAACCGAGGAGGAGGCTGATGGAACACCCGGCTGA